A region of Maridesulfovibrio sp. DNA encodes the following proteins:
- a CDS encoding TetR/AcrR family transcriptional regulator: MADQNTKERILEAASRVFCEKGFKATTVRDICAEAEANVAAINYHFGDKLKLYHQVLKLWMEEMMTGADRQQGITDVSTIEERLRAYVYGEFRSLCTYDDPEKRKKKKIRLLFEEYVSEDCDPELFKCHDEIDGELLTPIVREILAPIEDENIIQQAHIAVSGVLVHHFLAIIHYPEGEIESEEKLEFMADYYTTFITGSLKAIKEKYHAQ; this comes from the coding sequence ATGGCCGACCAAAACACCAAAGAAAGGATCCTCGAAGCCGCCAGCCGGGTGTTCTGTGAAAAAGGATTCAAAGCCACCACAGTGCGAGATATATGCGCCGAAGCTGAGGCTAATGTAGCTGCCATAAACTACCATTTCGGGGACAAGCTCAAGCTTTATCATCAGGTCCTGAAATTATGGATGGAGGAAATGATGACCGGCGCGGACAGGCAGCAGGGCATCACCGATGTCTCCACCATAGAAGAACGCCTAAGAGCTTATGTTTACGGGGAATTCAGATCGTTATGTACTTACGATGACCCGGAAAAAAGGAAAAAGAAAAAAATCCGTCTGCTCTTTGAAGAATATGTTTCAGAAGACTGCGACCCGGAACTGTTCAAGTGCCACGATGAAATTGACGGAGAACTCCTGACCCCGATTGTACGCGAAATACTGGCTCCCATCGAGGACGAAAACATTATCCAACAAGCACACATCGCTGTCAGCGGAGTGCTGGTACACCACTTTCTGGCAATAATTCATTATCCGGAAGGTGAAATTGAATCCGAAGAAAAACTTGAATTCATGGCCGATTACTACACAACATTCATAACCGGTTCACTGAAAGCCATTAAGGAAAAATACCATGCGCAATAG
- a CDS encoding putative quinol monooxygenase, producing the protein MIRLTAKMQAKTGKEQELETVLRELVKATATEEGSLEYRLHRIVDAPGTFRFIEKFKDQAAFDFHSTSAHFKTAIAQIGELTEGDGEFEMLELVDSIPE; encoded by the coding sequence ATGATCAGACTCACCGCTAAAATGCAGGCCAAAACAGGAAAAGAGCAGGAACTCGAAACAGTGCTGCGCGAACTGGTCAAAGCCACCGCAACAGAAGAAGGTTCACTGGAATACAGACTGCACCGGATAGTAGACGCTCCCGGAACATTCCGCTTCATTGAGAAATTCAAGGATCAGGCAGCGTTCGACTTCCATTCCACTTCTGCGCATTTCAAAACCGCCATTGCCCAAATAGGCGAACTAACCGAAGGTGACGGAGAGTTTGAAATGCTGGAACTGGTGGATTCCATCCCGGAATAA
- a CDS encoding Bcr/CflA family efflux MFS transporter encodes MPNFLFITMLAAFPALSTDMYLPALPVIQQLWGITLVEVNLSLVLFFIVFSFAMLIYGPLSDKYGRKPVLVGGVGVYVLGSLFCALSTNIWFLVAARIVQACGAASASALSMALAKDLYTGNERQKVLAYIGVIIPLCPMLAPMLGSMMLKFLSWKWIFGCQAVLASMAFYGTIVFKEPEFEKTSGGIGAMLFRYLVVLKNVEFTTYCFAFSVIAIGFFGFLAGSADIYIRGFGMDEQQYAMFFGFNSIGFMVGSFTCSRLCVSYSSKSILGFSLAGVVFSSLGVFFAGGSEYLFAAPMFLITFFIGVSRPISNHMILETVDRDIGSASALLTFTYFIFGALAMELISFDWPSKINMIGVMGIISGGIPLLSLFWMARRRMHSHEKLHR; translated from the coding sequence ATGCCAAATTTTTTATTTATAACCATGCTTGCGGCTTTCCCTGCCTTGTCAACTGATATGTATCTTCCGGCCCTGCCTGTCATTCAGCAACTGTGGGGGATAACTCTTGTCGAGGTGAACCTGTCACTGGTGCTGTTTTTTATAGTATTCAGTTTTGCCATGCTTATTTATGGGCCGCTTTCTGATAAATACGGACGTAAGCCGGTGCTCGTAGGTGGGGTGGGGGTATATGTTCTGGGCAGTCTGTTTTGCGCCCTTTCAACCAATATCTGGTTTCTTGTTGCGGCGCGTATAGTACAGGCCTGCGGGGCTGCTTCTGCTTCGGCTCTTTCCATGGCGCTGGCCAAGGATCTCTATACCGGAAATGAGCGCCAGAAGGTGCTGGCTTATATCGGGGTCATTATTCCCCTCTGTCCCATGCTGGCTCCTATGCTGGGCAGTATGATGCTTAAGTTTTTGTCCTGGAAGTGGATTTTCGGATGTCAGGCTGTGTTGGCGTCAATGGCCTTTTACGGCACGATTGTGTTCAAGGAACCAGAGTTTGAAAAGACGTCCGGCGGGATAGGGGCCATGCTCTTCCGTTATCTGGTTGTGCTCAAAAATGTTGAGTTTACTACTTATTGCTTTGCCTTTTCTGTCATTGCCATTGGCTTTTTCGGCTTTTTGGCCGGTTCGGCTGATATTTACATACGCGGATTCGGGATGGATGAGCAGCAATATGCCATGTTTTTCGGCTTCAACTCTATCGGGTTCATGGTCGGTTCATTTACATGTTCCAGACTCTGTGTGAGCTATTCGTCCAAGTCAATTCTAGGTTTTTCTTTGGCTGGCGTTGTATTTTCCAGTCTCGGGGTCTTTTTTGCCGGCGGTTCAGAGTATTTGTTTGCTGCTCCCATGTTTCTGATAACATTCTTTATCGGGGTCAGCAGGCCAATCAGTAACCATATGATCCTTGAGACCGTGGACCGTGATATCGGATCTGCTTCAGCTCTTTTGACCTTTACATATTTTATTTTTGGTGCCTTGGCCATGGAGCTGATCTCTTTTGACTGGCCTTCTAAAATTAATATGATCGGTGTAATGGGAATAATAAGCGGGGGCATTCCGTTGCTGTCATTATTCTGGATGGCAAGGCGTAGAATGCATAGCCATGAAAAACTTCACCGATAG
- a CDS encoding methylated-DNA--[protein]-cysteine S-methyltransferase has translation MPVYYTRFMTVLCEMVLAGDDEGLSHLHMQTGEGRKMFEIGPDWVRNDDFFADVRRQVEEHIAGKRTCFDVKLNPQGSDFQKRVWTQLLRIPYGETRSYKDVALALGNEKASRAVGAANAKNPIPLIVPCHRVISADGSLAGFAYGTGIKQRLLEIEQAD, from the coding sequence TTGCCTGTCTACTACACAAGATTCATGACCGTTCTTTGTGAGATGGTCCTTGCCGGTGATGATGAAGGCCTGTCACATCTGCATATGCAGACCGGGGAAGGCCGGAAGATGTTCGAAATAGGACCGGATTGGGTGCGTAACGATGATTTTTTTGCTGATGTGAGAAGGCAGGTTGAAGAACATATAGCCGGAAAGCGCACCTGTTTTGATGTTAAATTGAATCCGCAGGGCAGTGATTTCCAGAAACGGGTCTGGACTCAATTGCTAAGGATTCCCTACGGGGAGACACGTTCGTATAAAGATGTTGCTCTTGCCTTGGGGAATGAGAAGGCCAGTCGGGCCGTTGGTGCGGCTAATGCTAAAAACCCCATACCGCTGATAGTTCCCTGCCACCGGGTTATCTCAGCCGATGGAAGTCTGGCCGGTTTTGCATACGGCACCGGTATCAAGCAAAGACTTCTGGAGATTGAACAGGCGGATTGA
- a CDS encoding pancreas/duodenum homeobox protein 1, producing MTQYADIFNQEMMNTLFPKDRTDQFFEALFGDAEEGSYDISLSYAGDKEDTVHFELQLHQRPGCCLACNLTYGLPQVFSRHPIINIQSIAEKVGEAVGKSENVSWQLGSTQEKSRQLHVIPLVVRLS from the coding sequence ATGACTCAGTATGCTGATATTTTTAATCAGGAAATGATGAACACCCTTTTTCCCAAAGACAGGACCGACCAGTTTTTTGAAGCTCTTTTCGGAGATGCCGAAGAAGGAAGCTATGACATTTCACTGTCCTATGCCGGAGATAAAGAGGACACCGTCCATTTTGAGCTGCAGCTCCACCAACGTCCCGGATGTTGTCTGGCCTGCAACCTGACTTACGGGCTGCCTCAGGTTTTCTCGCGTCACCCTATTATCAATATTCAGAGTATTGCAGAAAAAGTAGGTGAAGCTGTTGGTAAATCTGAAAATGTGAGCTGGCAGTTGGGTTCTACGCAGGAAAAGAGCAGACAGCTTCATGTAATCCCACTGGTCGTGCGTCTAAGCTAG
- a CDS encoding deoxyribodipyrimidine photo-lyase, translating to MLKVDRRRILQLNQAEQADGPVIYWMSREQRIRDNWGLLHARELAGENRQLIVVFCLVPSFLGATLRHYDFMLKGLQQLEQDLRNLGYRFVLLSGAADQVLPDFVSGVECGVVVTDFDPLRIKQQWQEAVARKINVPLIEVDGHNIVPARFVSEKREFSARTIRPKIHRLLPEFLEEFPDFSAAQGETGESPPVNWEQVLRDVVVDAEVGPVDLVPGEAQARSALDVFVAEKLGRYAYERNDPNSEAVSHLSAYYHFGHLAPQRAALSVAARPSGEGVDAYLEELIVRRELAENFCLYTPNYDSLDSAPEWALKTLAEHAEDRRIYLYSYTEFEQALTHSALWNAAQLQMVKTGYMHGYMRMYWAKKILEWSDSPEEALRIIITLNDRYQLDGRDPNGYVGALWSVAGLHDRGWKKRSVFGSVRYMNERGCRRKFDVDAYIKKWADRAFEGN from the coding sequence GTGCTTAAGGTTGACCGCAGGAGGATTCTGCAATTGAACCAAGCCGAGCAGGCAGATGGGCCGGTAATCTACTGGATGAGCCGGGAGCAGCGTATCCGCGACAATTGGGGGTTGCTTCATGCCCGAGAACTGGCAGGAGAGAACAGGCAGTTGATTGTTGTTTTTTGTCTTGTCCCTTCATTTCTCGGAGCAACCTTGCGGCATTATGATTTCATGCTCAAAGGGTTGCAGCAACTGGAGCAAGATTTGCGGAATCTGGGATATCGGTTTGTGCTGTTGAGCGGAGCTGCAGATCAGGTTCTGCCTGATTTTGTCAGCGGTGTGGAATGTGGGGTTGTTGTTACTGATTTTGATCCCTTGCGGATCAAGCAGCAGTGGCAGGAAGCTGTGGCCCGCAAAATAAATGTGCCTTTAATTGAAGTCGACGGACACAATATTGTTCCGGCCCGTTTTGTCTCTGAGAAAAGGGAATTCTCTGCGCGGACCATCAGGCCTAAGATCCATAGGTTGCTCCCTGAGTTTCTGGAAGAATTTCCCGATTTTTCGGCGGCACAAGGGGAAACCGGAGAGTCTCCGCCGGTGAATTGGGAGCAGGTTCTCCGAGACGTAGTTGTTGACGCGGAGGTCGGCCCGGTTGATTTGGTTCCGGGGGAAGCTCAGGCACGTTCCGCTTTAGATGTTTTCGTGGCCGAGAAGCTGGGCAGGTATGCATATGAGCGTAATGATCCCAACTCGGAAGCTGTCTCACATCTTTCCGCATACTATCATTTCGGGCATCTGGCTCCGCAGCGGGCGGCTCTTTCTGTAGCAGCCCGACCTTCGGGGGAGGGTGTTGATGCATATCTTGAAGAGTTGATTGTCCGCCGCGAACTGGCGGAAAATTTCTGCCTGTATACACCCAACTATGATTCTTTGGATTCGGCCCCGGAATGGGCTTTGAAAACTCTGGCTGAGCATGCTGAAGACCGCAGGATCTATTTATATTCCTATACTGAATTTGAGCAGGCCCTGACCCATTCCGCACTTTGGAATGCTGCCCAGTTGCAGATGGTAAAGACAGGATACATGCACGGTTATATGCGTATGTACTGGGCCAAGAAAATTCTGGAATGGTCTGATTCTCCGGAAGAAGCCCTGCGGATAATTATTACTTTAAATGACCGGTATCAGTTGGATGGACGTGATCCGAACGGCTACGTTGGCGCTCTTTGGTCTGTGGCCGGACTGCATGACCGTGGCTGGAAAAAACGGTCGGTATTCGGTTCAGTCCGCTATATGAATGAGCGTGGTTGCCGCCGCAAATTTGATGTTGACGCGTATATCAAGAAGTGGGCGGATAGGGCTTTTGAAGGGAATTAA
- a CDS encoding tetratricopeptide repeat protein, which translates to MIEDLRYGIFSNNSKHISNDRLTLVGLGASDIYVYSNWDNAVVALENGEIDVALVDESIHNTSGADCVRKLRRHAVRSLPVIMVTPDQRKESVLNSIAAGCGGYVLRPYSMETLKRHVFAAYMSATPDEIEQELLKSSWDLVANGSFDEAIDSFSEILEEVAEADKNPAEEYFEKGLNFLAQEKYGKAIIAFNKAIALNEMYAEAYKGMADAYKGKGDMSSYQDYLNKAADIYAVQDSLDNVKELFIEILQNEPDAVNPFNRLGVKLRKDGDYHGAIKAYHQACTFTPNDANLYYNMARAYTYAKDYESALNYTELSLRLDSSLEPSRALHTQIVKLIEKRQKENPTPEENTPKVTIDDELEE; encoded by the coding sequence ATGATTGAAGACCTTCGGTACGGTATCTTTTCAAACAACTCAAAGCACATCTCCAATGACAGACTGACATTGGTGGGACTTGGTGCATCTGATATCTACGTTTATTCCAATTGGGACAACGCCGTAGTTGCTCTCGAAAACGGAGAGATTGATGTCGCACTTGTGGATGAGTCAATACACAATACATCCGGTGCAGATTGTGTAAGAAAATTGCGCAGACATGCAGTCCGGTCCCTTCCGGTAATCATGGTCACCCCTGATCAGCGTAAAGAATCAGTACTCAACTCTATTGCAGCTGGATGCGGCGGCTACGTTCTGCGTCCCTACAGCATGGAGACCCTTAAACGCCACGTTTTTGCTGCATACATGAGTGCCACACCAGATGAAATTGAGCAGGAATTGCTCAAATCTTCATGGGATCTGGTGGCAAACGGCAGCTTTGATGAAGCAATAGACAGCTTTTCAGAAATTCTTGAAGAAGTTGCTGAAGCAGACAAAAATCCTGCTGAAGAATATTTTGAAAAGGGCCTTAATTTCCTCGCTCAAGAAAAGTACGGCAAGGCTATCATAGCCTTCAACAAGGCAATCGCCCTCAATGAAATGTATGCCGAAGCATACAAAGGCATGGCCGACGCATACAAGGGCAAAGGTGATATGAGCAGCTATCAGGATTACCTGAATAAGGCTGCTGACATCTATGCGGTTCAGGACAGTCTTGATAACGTCAAAGAGCTGTTCATTGAAATACTCCAGAATGAACCTGACGCTGTAAACCCATTCAACCGGCTCGGGGTAAAACTCAGAAAAGACGGTGACTATCATGGTGCGATCAAAGCCTACCATCAGGCCTGCACCTTCACGCCCAATGACGCAAACCTTTATTACAATATGGCCCGTGCATATACATATGCCAAGGACTATGAGAGTGCGCTGAATTATACAGAACTCAGCCTGCGGCTTGATTCAAGCCTTGAGCCGTCACGGGCTCTGCACACGCAGATAGTCAAGTTGATTGAGAAAAGGCAAAAGGAAAATCCCACTCCGGAAGAAAACACTCCCAAAGTCACCATAGACGATGAGCTTGAGGAATAA
- a CDS encoding ATP-binding protein: MSEQLNRSQAKLKKARQQALDAEKNIKALLDANTQSILLLEKDGRVIHVNRTVAEILQTTPEALIGKDIFNYLSQNLALSRREQLLKVVNTGKPLQFQDIRDGRTILHCHYPVFEGNEVSRVAIYAEDITEIVSKENELKRIKHLQSVLLQIMSQSNSADTVDELLESIHKIMFRELKAGNFFIALIDQQNERLNFTYCADDDVNEYPPIENINDPANTRISLLPIRENKIISLTRKEIIDSVDKGTIEVHGRIPEIWIGIPLRLRKKTIGVLVVQDYNNAEAFSDDDVRLFSACSDQIANAIERKKLDTTIRDSEELYRAFFEDNHSVMFIIDPSNGSLEDATNAAAKFYGYTRNEMKSKTVFDLNQLSKDMMISKMEEAKKNRLSKFIFQHRLADGQIRDVEVFSGPFKFKGKTRLISIIHDITQRLKYERELSKAKEAAVLASKTKDEFLANISHEIRTPLNGVMGMLQVMNSADLNKEHRNCINVALQSSRNLLRVLDDILDLSKVEMGTLDILEENFSLRDLLSECLALFELQAGEKGINLSYTIDQDIKDRYLGDEGRIRQILFNLTGNAIKFTDHGSVTVKVSSEAGISEGRRRLSFTVTDTGIGIPENSLDRIFDSFTQVDGSLSRKYKGAGLGLSIVKRLVELMGGSIGIKSSLGKGTSVTVTIKLKTAPEVKPDKNIMPEITGTVAKLKVMLVEDEMVNRMMARKLLERMGHEVLCAGNGAECIEMIGSNNVDAILMDIQMPIMDGLEATRIIRTSEDLIKVRDIPIIALSAHANKESKTSALEAGVNGYLCKPFEMKDLEKILVETVQRN, translated from the coding sequence ATGAGTGAGCAACTGAACAGATCTCAAGCAAAGCTGAAAAAAGCCCGTCAACAGGCCCTTGATGCTGAAAAAAACATCAAGGCTTTGCTTGATGCCAACACTCAGTCAATTCTTCTTCTTGAAAAGGACGGCAGGGTTATACACGTTAACCGGACAGTCGCCGAAATTCTGCAGACCACTCCTGAAGCCCTTATCGGTAAAGATATTTTTAATTACCTCTCCCAGAATCTGGCTCTTTCACGCCGCGAACAGCTACTGAAAGTGGTAAACACCGGAAAACCGTTACAATTTCAGGATATCCGTGACGGCAGAACAATCCTTCATTGCCACTACCCTGTTTTCGAAGGGAATGAAGTCAGCCGGGTGGCAATCTATGCTGAAGACATTACAGAAATAGTCAGCAAAGAAAACGAGCTTAAGCGGATAAAACACCTGCAGTCCGTACTTCTCCAGATCATGAGTCAGTCCAATTCCGCCGATACGGTAGACGAGCTGCTGGAGTCGATTCACAAAATAATGTTCAGGGAGTTAAAGGCCGGAAACTTCTTTATTGCGCTTATCGATCAGCAGAACGAAAGGCTTAATTTCACTTATTGCGCTGATGATGATGTCAATGAATATCCTCCTATTGAAAACATAAATGATCCCGCCAACACCCGGATAAGTCTTTTACCGATCCGGGAAAACAAAATTATAAGTTTAACTCGAAAAGAAATAATTGATTCTGTAGACAAAGGAACAATTGAAGTACACGGACGCATCCCGGAGATATGGATAGGTATCCCCTTGCGTCTTCGCAAAAAGACCATCGGGGTGCTTGTGGTCCAGGACTACAATAATGCCGAAGCTTTTTCAGATGACGATGTCCGGCTTTTTTCTGCCTGTTCCGACCAGATAGCCAATGCCATTGAACGCAAAAAACTTGATACAACCATCAGGGATAGCGAAGAATTGTACCGGGCTTTTTTCGAAGACAACCACTCGGTCATGTTCATCATTGATCCAAGCAACGGAAGCCTGGAAGATGCCACAAATGCCGCTGCAAAATTTTACGGCTATACCCGCAACGAAATGAAATCAAAAACCGTCTTTGATCTTAATCAGCTGTCCAAAGACATGATGATCTCTAAAATGGAGGAAGCCAAAAAAAACAGGCTGTCCAAGTTCATTTTCCAGCATCGTCTTGCAGACGGTCAGATCAGGGATGTTGAAGTTTTTTCCGGACCTTTTAAATTCAAAGGCAAGACGCGCCTGATATCGATCATTCACGATATCACCCAACGGCTAAAATATGAAAGAGAGCTGTCCAAAGCCAAAGAGGCTGCAGTGCTCGCCAGTAAAACCAAGGATGAATTTCTGGCCAATATCAGCCATGAAATCAGAACCCCGCTGAACGGAGTTATGGGCATGCTTCAGGTCATGAATTCTGCAGACCTGAACAAAGAACACAGAAATTGCATCAATGTAGCACTGCAGTCATCACGAAACCTCCTGCGGGTACTTGACGACATCCTTGATCTTTCAAAAGTGGAGATGGGAACTCTGGACATCCTGGAAGAAAATTTTTCCCTGCGGGACCTGCTCAGCGAATGTTTAGCCCTCTTTGAACTTCAAGCCGGGGAAAAAGGAATCAACCTGTCGTACACCATAGATCAGGATATAAAAGACAGATATCTGGGTGACGAAGGCCGGATAAGGCAGATCCTTTTCAACCTTACAGGCAATGCCATCAAATTTACGGACCATGGCTCAGTCACCGTAAAAGTCTCTTCGGAAGCAGGAATTTCAGAAGGCAGGCGCAGATTATCATTCACAGTAACCGATACGGGGATAGGCATACCGGAAAACAGTCTGGACCGCATATTTGACTCCTTTACCCAGGTCGACGGTTCCCTTTCCCGCAAATACAAAGGAGCCGGACTGGGGTTATCCATTGTAAAAAGACTGGTCGAGCTGATGGGAGGTTCCATCGGGATTAAAAGCTCTCTTGGCAAAGGGACTTCGGTTACCGTCACAATCAAACTGAAAACTGCGCCAGAAGTTAAGCCGGACAAAAACATCATGCCTGAAATTACCGGGACAGTTGCCAAACTAAAAGTAATGTTGGTGGAAGATGAAATGGTCAACAGAATGATGGCCCGAAAACTTCTTGAACGCATGGGGCATGAAGTCCTCTGTGCCGGAAACGGGGCCGAATGCATTGAAATGATCGGCAGTAACAACGTTGACGCAATCCTCATGGACATACAAATGCCGATAATGGACGGTCTGGAAGCCACCCGGATCATCCGCACTTCTGAAGATTTGATAAAAGTACGGGATATCCCCATAATAGCTCTCTCCGCCCACGCCAACAAGGAAAGCAAAACTTCCGCTCTTGAAGCCGGGGTTAACGGTTATCTGTGCAAGCCATTTGAAATGAAAGATCTTGAAAAGATTCTGGTCGAAACAGTCCAACGCAATTAG
- a CDS encoding SDR family oxidoreductase: MSELKKGIICVLGATGYVGGRLVPQLLEKGWTVRAVGRSSAKLRNRPYSFHENCEIAEADLFNRESLENVLEGCCCVYYLVHSMQPGSSDFAEKDRLAAQNTVLAAEQAGVERLIYLGGIIPDDPNISHHLKSRAEVGEILSSGSIPCTVLRAAVILGSGSASFEILRYLVDRLPVMITPHWVRTESQPISIRDVLFYLTGCLDHPETVGENYDIGGPYIETYERLFRIYQQEAGLRKRLIIPVPFISPRLSSYWLGLVSPVPVSLATPLVLGLRNRVVCKDFRIRQIMPCELTDCRTAIRRALNKVQQEVVDTCWSDAGTLDTPEWATCGDAGYSGGTVYHSAYRIKLQGSSARLWEKIVSIGGDEGWYCCDSLWSLRGWLDKLVGGVGLRRGRRSPDEIKIGDALDFWRVLDVQQGERLLLLAEMKLPGEALLEFSLENTLAGDTELTMTARFLPRGLGGIFYWWAVYPLHSVVFKGMARSLAERSGSRIMEGPELLKGPAPRCRIPGTKGRA, translated from the coding sequence ATGTCTGAGCTAAAAAAAGGGATTATCTGTGTATTGGGGGCCACCGGATATGTGGGTGGCCGTCTTGTACCGCAACTGCTGGAAAAAGGCTGGACGGTACGGGCAGTGGGCAGGTCCTCCGCGAAGCTTCGTAACCGTCCGTACAGTTTTCATGAAAATTGTGAAATAGCCGAGGCTGACCTTTTTAACCGGGAATCCCTCGAGAACGTCCTTGAGGGGTGTTGCTGCGTTTATTATCTTGTGCATTCCATGCAACCCGGCAGTTCTGATTTTGCCGAAAAGGATCGTCTGGCCGCGCAGAATACGGTTCTAGCCGCAGAGCAGGCCGGTGTGGAGCGACTTATTTATCTGGGTGGAATAATTCCGGATGATCCGAATATCAGCCATCACCTTAAATCCCGTGCCGAAGTGGGGGAGATCCTTTCCAGTGGAAGTATTCCATGTACTGTGCTCAGGGCGGCGGTGATTCTCGGTTCAGGCAGCGCTTCCTTTGAAATCCTCCGTTATCTGGTGGACCGTCTTCCGGTGATGATTACGCCTCACTGGGTACGTACCGAGAGCCAGCCCATCAGTATCCGCGATGTGCTGTTTTATTTGACAGGATGTCTTGATCATCCTGAGACCGTCGGTGAAAACTATGACATCGGCGGACCTTACATTGAGACTTATGAAAGATTGTTCCGCATTTACCAGCAGGAAGCCGGATTGCGCAAACGACTGATCATACCGGTGCCTTTTATTTCTCCCAGACTATCGTCTTACTGGCTGGGCTTGGTTTCTCCGGTTCCGGTTTCGCTGGCAACCCCGCTGGTTTTGGGTTTGCGCAACCGGGTGGTCTGCAAGGATTTTCGTATTCGTCAGATTATGCCGTGTGAGTTGACCGACTGCCGCACCGCAATCCGCCGCGCTTTGAACAAGGTGCAGCAGGAAGTTGTCGATACCTGCTGGTCCGATGCCGGGACCCTTGATACCCCGGAATGGGCAACCTGCGGGGATGCCGGATATTCCGGCGGAACCGTTTACCATTCAGCCTACCGTATTAAGCTGCAGGGCAGTTCTGCCCGGCTCTGGGAAAAGATAGTTTCCATCGGCGGAGACGAAGGCTGGTATTGCTGTGATTCCTTGTGGTCCCTGCGCGGCTGGCTGGATAAGCTTGTCGGAGGGGTTGGGCTACGGCGTGGACGCAGGAGCCCGGACGAAATAAAAATAGGGGATGCCCTTGATTTCTGGCGGGTACTGGATGTGCAGCAGGGCGAACGGTTGCTCCTGCTGGCTGAAATGAAACTGCCTGGTGAGGCCCTGCTGGAATTCAGTCTTGAGAATACCCTTGCCGGGGATACGGAATTAACCATGACGGCACGCTTTCTGCCCCGTGGGTTAGGTGGAATTTTTTATTGGTGGGCAGTGTACCCGTTGCATTCGGTTGTTTTTAAGGGGATGGCCCGGTCTCTTGCCGAGCGTAGCGGCAGCCGGATAATGGAGGGACCTGAATTATTGAAAGGCCCGGCTCCGCGCTGCCGCATTCCCGGAACTAAGGGGAGGGCATAG
- a CDS encoding DUF523 and DUF1722 domain-containing protein — MNVSENNKIRLGIARCLLGEKVRYDGAHKLDRYLRDVLGPYVEWVPVCPEMECGMGVPREAVRLVGEIENPRLLGRNSGEDWTERMQEWGRKKLALLEKENLCGYIFKHGSPSNAMGRMKVFHEDGRIFYSGTGIWARMVMDHFPDLPCEDDGRLHDNGIRENFINRIFTFKRWRDNVSESFSAAKLVDFHTRHKMLIMAHNEAVYRRMGKLVASAGSADPVAISGEYSALLFKALIYRPTVKKHVNVLTHALGHFKKDISADEKQEMLELIDRFHKQLIPLIVPITMLNHYVRKYDKEYLQQQFYLNPYPAELMLRNHV; from the coding sequence ATGAATGTCAGCGAAAATAATAAAATCAGACTAGGGATCGCCAGATGTCTTCTGGGAGAAAAAGTTCGGTATGATGGTGCGCACAAGTTGGATCGCTATCTCAGGGATGTTCTGGGTCCTTATGTGGAGTGGGTTCCGGTCTGTCCTGAAATGGAATGCGGCATGGGAGTTCCCCGTGAGGCTGTACGACTGGTGGGGGAGATTGAGAATCCCCGTCTGCTGGGGCGTAATTCCGGGGAGGACTGGACCGAGCGCATGCAGGAGTGGGGGCGCAAAAAACTTGCTTTGCTGGAAAAGGAGAATTTATGCGGTTATATTTTCAAGCATGGTTCTCCTTCCAACGCCATGGGGCGTATGAAGGTTTTTCATGAAGACGGGCGTATTTTCTATTCCGGCACCGGAATATGGGCCCGCATGGTTATGGATCATTTTCCGGATCTGCCTTGTGAGGATGACGGAAGGCTGCATGATAATGGGATTCGCGAAAATTTTATCAACCGTATTTTCACGTTCAAACGCTGGCGCGATAACGTATCTGAATCCTTTTCCGCTGCAAAGCTGGTTGATTTTCATACCCGGCATAAAATGTTGATAATGGCCCATAATGAGGCCGTTTATCGTCGCATGGGCAAACTGGTTGCGTCTGCCGGTAGCGCTGATCCTGTTGCAATTAGCGGAGAGTACTCAGCTCTGCTGTTTAAGGCTCTGATATACAGGCCTACGGTGAAAAAGCATGTGAACGTTTTGACTCACGCCTTGGGTCATTTCAAAAAAGATATTTCCGCAGATGAAAAACAGGAAATGCTCGAATTGATAGACCGCTTTCATAAACAGCTGATTCCATTGATCGTCCCGATCACTATGCTTAATCATTATGTGCGTAAGTATGATAAAGAATATTTGCAGCAACAGTTTTACCTCAACCCGTACCCTGCGGAACTTATGCTGAGGAATCATGTCTGA